DNA from Triticum aestivum cultivar Chinese Spring chromosome 7D, IWGSC CS RefSeq v2.1, whole genome shotgun sequence:
GGGTTACAGGAGGGGAGGAGCGGCGGGGTGCGCGCGTGTGGGAGGTGGCGGCTAGGTTGGCTTGCTGCACTTATACGCCACCAGGCGAAATGATGGAAGTGCCCTTGGCGGGTCACCAAATTTACAGGCGCTAGCATGCCCAGCCTCGATCCGACGGCCCATATCGTTTCATCTGAGATCCAACGGTCCAGATCGCTCCATTTGAACATCCGATGGCCAGGATCGTTTTGGACAGCCAATCCAACGGCTGAAAATCCAAACGCACGGGGAGGCTCCATTTTGGTCCAGACTCTAACAATGGGATTGGTGGTGTGAATGAAGTCGCATGGGCCCTTGGATCCGGATCGGACGACTGATTCAAACGGCATCCATCCCCACTCTCCATCTCCAAACCGCGTGGACCAGTCCGCCCGCCATtgacctcctctcctctcctctccccccaAACCTCGcccccgccatggccgccgcgacGGCCGCCGCCGAGATCGCCGCGCTGCCGGAGCCGCGCGGCCCGCTGCGCCGCCTCTGCGGCGACCTCTCCCGCCGCGTCCGCCTCCTCGCCCCGCTCCTCGACGacccctccgcctccgcctcgcccccgctcgccgacgccctccgcgccgcccgcGACCTCCTCCACTCCGTCCACCACGGCAGCAAGATCTATCAGGTATGCCCCTatgcccctccctccctccctctaccaccaccgccgccgccggtagACCCCAAAGATTGATTTTTTCCCCCGCCCACGACCGCAGGCCATGCGAGGCCGGGACAGCCTCCTCCGCGAATTCGCCGCCGTCAACGAGCGGATCCAGGCCGCGCTGGACGATCTTCCCTACAACGACTTCGACATGCCCGAggaggtgcaggagcaggtgccaCACCAATCCAATTTCCTACTTCCATCAGATTTCGCACCTCAATTCAACTCTATTCTGACTGCCCAATTCGGCCGTTGATCCCCATTTTTGTAGGTGGCGCTGGTGCACTCGCAGTTCAAGAGGGCGGCGACGAGGGCGGAGCCGGCGGACGCGCAGCTCGCGAGGGACCTGGCCTGGGCGCTCAGCGACGACAAGCCCACCGTGCCGGCCCTCCTCATGAGGGTCTCGGAGAAGCTGCAGCTCGAGACCATGGCCGACATGAAGCGCGAGTCGGTGGCGCTGCACGAGATGGTCATCTCCAGCGGCGGCGAGCCCGACGGCTGCGTCGACGAGATGTCCTCCCTGCTCAAGAAGCTCAAGGACTGCGTCATCGCCCAGGCCCCCTCCGCCGAGGCTCCCGGCGTGGGCAGGTCTCCCTCTGTCAAGTCCCCCATCATCCCGGACGAGTTCAGATGCCCCATTTCGCTTGAGCTGATGCAGGACCCCGTCATCGTCTCCAGTGGCCAGGTGCGGTTGATCAATTGCTATGTGATGCTGCTAGCCATTCCTCTTCAAGCACATTTATCGCAACGATCGTTGTCTTCTTTTTCAGACGTACGAGCGGTCCTGCATCCAGAAGTGGCTTGATTCTGGCCACAAGACCTGCCCCAAGACGCAGCTGGCCCTCACGCATACTTCCCTCACACCAAACTTTGTGCTCAAAAGCCTGATAGCGCAGTGGTGCGAAGCCAATGGCATCGAGCTTCCCAAGAACAAGGCCAATTCCCATGACAAGAAAGCGGTGAAAAGCTCTGACTATGACAATGCTGGTCTGGTCTCGCTGATGAATAGGCTGCGGGGCGGGAACCAAGACGAGCAACGGGCAGCTGCGGGGGAGATCCGGTTGCTTGCCAAGAGGAACGTGAACAACCGGATATGCATAGCTGAAGCAGGGGCCATTCCGTTGCTGGTCAATCTGCTCTCCTCTTCCGATCCTAGGACGCAGGAACACGCCGTCACGGCACTCCTTAACCTCTCCATCCATGAGAACAACAAGGCAAGCATCGTGGACTCTAATGCCATCCCTAAGATAGTGGAAGTGCTGAAAACTGGGAGTATGGAAGCCAGAGAGAACGCAGCAGCCACACTATTTAGCCTGTCAGTTGTGGATGAAAACAAAGTAACTATTGGTGCTGCTGGTGCGATACCTCCGCTCATCAATCTCCTGTGCGACGGGAGCCCAAGAGGCAAGAAAGATGCGGCAACGGCAATTTTCAACCTGTGCATATATCAGGGCAATAAGGTCCGGGCTGTGAAAGCTGGAATCATCACCCATCTGATGAACTTCTTGGTGGATCCTACTGGGGGAATGATTGATGAGGCACTCACTCTTTTGTCGATTCTTGCCGGCAATCAAGAAGGCAAGTCTGTAATTACACAATCAGAGCCAATGCCTCCACTAGTCGAGGTGATCAAAACTGGCTCTCCTCGCAACAGAGAGAACGCGGCAGCCATTCTTTGGTCTCTCTGTTCTGCTGATGCTGAACAAACCTTGGCTGCAAAGGCAGCTGGAGGGGAAGATGCACTCAAGGAGCTGTCAGAAACCGGCACAGACCGCGCAAAAAGGAAAGCTTCTAGCTTGCTTGAACTCATGCGCCAATCAGAGGAGGCATGAAGATTTTCTTGAAATGCGAGGTTTTGGCCTGGCTCTAGCCAATTGTACACACGACACGAATACTTAATTGCTTCTGAATAGTGTTGACTTTTGATATGTTTGTATCTAGGGAGGTCTTCTCAGAATTTTCTGTAAACACATAAATGGTTGTATACTATTGTAACTCAAAAAAAGTTGTATTTCTTGATAAGAAGATAATAAATAATTTTCTGTGTGGTTTAGTTTGCTGATTATTATCAGTTCAGGTCTCATGCTTTTAAACACATTTTGCTTGTAGAACAGGATTTTTTATAT
Protein-coding regions in this window:
- the LOC123165578 gene encoding U-box domain-containing protein 12, producing MAAATAAAEIAALPEPRGPLRRLCGDLSRRVRLLAPLLDDPSASASPPLADALRAARDLLHSVHHGSKIYQAMRGRDSLLREFAAVNERIQAALDDLPYNDFDMPEEVQEQVALVHSQFKRAATRAEPADAQLARDLAWALSDDKPTVPALLMRVSEKLQLETMADMKRESVALHEMVISSGGEPDGCVDEMSSLLKKLKDCVIAQAPSAEAPGVGRSPSVKSPIIPDEFRCPISLELMQDPVIVSSGQTYERSCIQKWLDSGHKTCPKTQLALTHTSLTPNFVLKSLIAQWCEANGIELPKNKANSHDKKAVKSSDYDNAGLVSLMNRLRGGNQDEQRAAAGEIRLLAKRNVNNRICIAEAGAIPLLVNLLSSSDPRTQEHAVTALLNLSIHENNKASIVDSNAIPKIVEVLKTGSMEARENAAATLFSLSVVDENKVTIGAAGAIPPLINLLCDGSPRGKKDAATAIFNLCIYQGNKVRAVKAGIITHLMNFLVDPTGGMIDEALTLLSILAGNQEGKSVITQSEPMPPLVEVIKTGSPRNRENAAAILWSLCSADAEQTLAAKAAGGEDALKELSETGTDRAKRKASSLLELMRQSEEA